One segment of Desulfosudis oleivorans Hxd3 DNA contains the following:
- a CDS encoding response regulator has translation MSRKFKILIADHNLLVRKFLVRELSSPCCEVIQAANHIQLFSKLYTLPPPDLVILDLDIPYLNGADVLRKLKNTVPDTPVIIFATFSEYSDLPIVRQADGFVEKNGDVEVLKAQVSRLLTGCYGEETPTLPGPASQQDG, from the coding sequence ATGAGCCGGAAATTTAAAATTCTGATTGCCGATCACAATCTCCTTGTCAGGAAATTCCTGGTGCGGGAGCTTTCCTCGCCCTGCTGCGAGGTGATTCAGGCGGCCAATCACATTCAGCTTTTCTCAAAACTCTATACCCTTCCGCCGCCTGACCTTGTCATTCTTGATCTGGACATTCCCTATCTGAACGGGGCGGATGTGCTGAGAAAACTTAAAAACACGGTTCCGGATACGCCGGTGATTATCTTCGCCACATTCTCCGAATACAGCGATCTGCCCATTGTTCGACAGGCCGATGGCTTTGTCGAAAAAAACGGGGATGTCGAGGTGCTGAAAGCGCAGGTATCCCGTCTGCTGACGGGCTGCTACGGCGAGGAGACACCCACTTTACCCGGACCCGCTTCACAACAGGACGGATAG
- a CDS encoding SLC13 family permease translates to MAGEKTKAKASGYDKYVDWKVFIFPVVLCAVILLLPTPYGMKDVGMEYRVGPGAVINYVTTTLFETSSSDVEQWQLLTARIMEQNMNMGALTKERFLNRDAKWCRGYKIPVVESHLAKAREFIDTQVTPERFKEIMASAMELRKDGLTYETLNEKDRVLADKGAWHIKAAIVMMVFVVGCFLTECIPLPGVAFCIGIFLVVTGLVTRHEVAMLYWSDACWFIMGSLMFAAAFVKTGVDKRLCLMMFKKLAKPNVKWITLIFFLIITPLAAFISDHALAAMFLPIGILLYQNSLTEEVPEDPELAKLLMIAIAVACNIGGPGAPSGGARNVIMMTYLNDMFGFDIGYFQWVTYCFPFLLIMIPVSWLLVNASFKPKIKSLAPAMDHLQVQIAKMGGWNRTQIAALVIFVVMVFGWFTEKSFYQMGIYPVRLGIGVIAVAGAVAYLLAGVVNWRDYQEKVDWGVVWLYAGAIIFGRVLDETGAAYWLARSVLDAMAPLGIDAGLPLLALSNGLTAVLTNFMADGPAAAAVGPIALNMAGLAHPGTSFLPFITMTTAMASSFAYCLIIGTPPNAIVYASGYLEPKDFLRAGIPLWFLGNIVLMALSGIYWMARGFAGLPGF, encoded by the coding sequence ATGGCCGGAGAAAAGACAAAAGCAAAAGCATCGGGATATGACAAGTATGTCGACTGGAAGGTGTTTATCTTTCCCGTGGTGCTGTGCGCCGTGATTCTGCTGCTTCCCACGCCCTACGGCATGAAGGACGTGGGCATGGAGTACCGGGTGGGTCCCGGGGCGGTGATCAATTACGTGACCACCACCCTGTTTGAAACATCCAGCAGCGATGTCGAGCAGTGGCAGCTGCTCACAGCCCGAATCATGGAACAAAACATGAACATGGGGGCACTGACAAAGGAGCGGTTTTTAAATCGGGACGCCAAGTGGTGCAGGGGATACAAAATTCCGGTGGTGGAGTCCCACCTGGCCAAGGCCCGGGAATTTATCGACACCCAGGTCACGCCGGAGCGTTTTAAGGAGATCATGGCATCCGCCATGGAACTGCGCAAGGACGGTCTGACGTATGAAACCCTCAATGAAAAGGACCGGGTACTGGCCGACAAGGGGGCATGGCACATCAAGGCCGCCATCGTGATGATGGTTTTCGTGGTGGGCTGCTTTCTCACCGAGTGCATTCCCCTGCCGGGTGTGGCCTTCTGCATCGGCATTTTTCTGGTGGTAACAGGCCTTGTCACCCGCCACGAGGTGGCCATGCTCTACTGGAGCGACGCCTGCTGGTTTATCATGGGCAGCCTGATGTTTGCCGCCGCCTTTGTCAAGACCGGGGTAGACAAACGGCTCTGCCTGATGATGTTCAAAAAGCTGGCAAAGCCCAACGTAAAATGGATCACCCTGATCTTCTTTCTGATCATCACGCCCCTGGCCGCCTTTATCTCGGACCACGCCCTGGCCGCTATGTTTCTGCCCATCGGCATTCTCCTCTATCAGAACAGCCTCACCGAAGAGGTACCGGAAGACCCGGAGCTGGCCAAGCTGCTGATGATCGCCATCGCGGTGGCCTGCAACATCGGCGGGCCCGGTGCCCCTTCCGGCGGTGCCCGCAACGTGATCATGATGACCTACTTAAACGACATGTTCGGGTTTGACATCGGCTACTTTCAGTGGGTCACCTACTGTTTCCCCTTTCTGCTGATCATGATCCCGGTCTCCTGGCTGCTGGTGAATGCCAGCTTCAAACCCAAAATCAAAAGCCTGGCACCGGCCATGGACCATCTTCAGGTGCAGATCGCCAAAATGGGCGGCTGGAACCGGACCCAGATAGCGGCCCTGGTCATCTTTGTGGTGATGGTCTTCGGCTGGTTCACGGAGAAGTCCTTCTATCAAATGGGCATCTACCCTGTACGGCTGGGCATCGGCGTCATTGCCGTGGCCGGGGCCGTGGCCTACCTGCTGGCCGGTGTGGTCAACTGGCGGGACTACCAGGAAAAGGTGGACTGGGGCGTGGTGTGGCTCTATGCCGGCGCCATCATCTTCGGCCGGGTCCTGGATGAAACAGGGGCCGCCTACTGGCTGGCCAGAAGCGTTCTGGATGCCATGGCACCCCTGGGCATCGACGCGGGTCTGCCCCTGCTGGCCCTTTCCAATGGTTTGACCGCGGTGCTGACCAACTTCATGGCCGACGGTCCGGCGGCCGCGGCAGTGGGCCCCATTGCCCTGAACATGGCCGGCCTGGCCCATCCGGGCACCTCGTTTCTGCCCTTTATCACCATGACCACGGCCATGGCCTCGTCCTTTGCCTACTGCCTGATCATCGGCACGCCGCCCAACGCCATTGTTTACGCCAGCGGTTACCTGGAGCCCAAGGATTTCCTCCGGGCCGGTATTCCGCTGTGGTTTCTGGGCAATATCGTGCTGATGGCCTTAAGCGGCATCTACTGGATGGCCAGGGGGTTTGCCGGCCTGCCGGGGTTCTAA
- a CDS encoding response regulator produces MTDTIKVLMVDDEAQFRATTEKLLRRRGFDIVLAANGKEAIAKMTERPDVVVLDIKMPDMDGHETLKEIHKIRPAQPVVMLTGHGGPTSAQQAYEEGALNYLTKPCDIHILAEAIREAFRRGTSKKQEKERTVQGIMVPIDDYTLLDGECTVAQAIAELKASFALKHSTSRLMETGHRSVLVVDKQRRPQGFLAITNLLKMILPSYLSAPKPSMADSVQYSPMFWDGMFAAEVRRRSSLKIKEIMSPEPFTIDAGASLMEAAYMMVTMNARRVVVMQNGELAGVVREQDLFFEMDRVLHQQ; encoded by the coding sequence ATGACTGACACAATCAAGGTTCTGATGGTGGATGACGAGGCCCAGTTCCGCGCGACCACGGAAAAACTGCTGCGGCGGCGGGGGTTTGACATCGTGCTGGCGGCCAACGGGAAAGAGGCGATTGCCAAAATGACCGAACGGCCGGACGTGGTTGTCCTGGACATCAAAATGCCCGACATGGACGGTCATGAAACCCTCAAGGAGATTCACAAAATCCGGCCCGCCCAGCCGGTGGTCATGCTCACCGGCCATGGCGGCCCCACCTCGGCCCAGCAGGCCTACGAGGAAGGCGCCCTGAACTACCTGACCAAACCCTGCGACATTCATATTCTGGCCGAGGCAATCCGGGAGGCGTTCCGCAGGGGCACCAGCAAAAAGCAGGAGAAAGAGAGAACCGTCCAGGGTATCATGGTGCCCATAGATGATTATACCCTGCTGGACGGGGAGTGTACCGTGGCCCAGGCCATTGCCGAACTGAAGGCGTCCTTTGCCCTGAAGCACTCAACGTCCCGGCTGATGGAAACCGGCCACCGGTCGGTGCTGGTGGTGGACAAACAGCGGCGGCCCCAGGGGTTTCTGGCCATCACCAACCTGCTGAAAATGATTCTGCCGTCGTATCTTTCCGCGCCAAAACCCTCCATGGCCGACAGCGTCCAGTATTCCCCCATGTTCTGGGACGGCATGTTCGCCGCTGAAGTCCGGCGCAGGTCATCCCTGAAGATAAAGGAGATCATGTCGCCGGAGCCCTTTACCATCGATGCCGGTGCCTCTCTCATGGAAGCCGCCTATATGATGGTAACCATGAACGCCCGGCGTGTCGTGGTCATGCAGAATGGAGAGCTGGCCGGCGTGGTCCGGGAGCAGGACCTGTTTTTTGAAATGGACAGAGTGCTGCACCAGCAGTGA
- a CDS encoding cytidylate kinase-like family protein — translation MTANRSQEGQVQWAFVRQHRRKGTEIDQMIGGYMRDWEQQKAGKKPSPIKPDMPPTICFSRPIGCGVMEIADILAKDIGYRVVDREILEHVGGEDPLSDRAVRFFNEQYPDIITQYLMMMAGDKTFDMSKTTRQLFSAIYSIASLSPTIFIGRGAHMVLPRDRTLAIRFICSRPPRLRRIARQYGIDEQEADKQLVLIDREQRDFFKAVYQKEAHEAEAFDLVINCDRITQPEWAAAIVRIAFEHKFANELQSLNLKRR, via the coding sequence ATGACGGCAAACAGATCCCAGGAGGGCCAGGTGCAGTGGGCCTTTGTTCGACAACACCGGCGCAAGGGCACGGAAATTGACCAGATGATCGGCGGGTATATGCGCGACTGGGAGCAGCAAAAAGCCGGGAAAAAGCCCAGCCCCATCAAGCCCGATATGCCGCCCACGATCTGCTTCTCCCGGCCCATCGGGTGCGGTGTCATGGAAATCGCCGACATCCTGGCCAAAGACATCGGATACCGGGTCGTGGACCGGGAGATCCTGGAACACGTAGGCGGGGAGGACCCCCTCAGCGACCGGGCAGTGCGGTTTTTCAATGAACAGTACCCGGACATCATCACCCAGTACCTGATGATGATGGCCGGAGACAAGACCTTTGACATGTCCAAAACCACCCGGCAGCTCTTTTCCGCCATCTATTCCATTGCCAGCCTGAGCCCCACGATTTTCATCGGGCGGGGGGCACACATGGTGCTGCCCAGGGACCGGACCCTGGCGATCCGGTTTATCTGCAGCAGGCCGCCCAGGCTTCGACGCATCGCCCGGCAATACGGCATCGACGAGCAGGAAGCCGATAAACAACTGGTCTTGATCGACAGGGAACAACGGGATTTTTTCAAGGCGGTATACCAGAAGGAGGCCCATGAAGCCGAAGCGTTTGACCTGGTAATCAACTGTGACCGGATCACACAGCCTGAATGGGCGGCTGCCATTGTCAGGATCGCCTTTGAACATAAGTTTGCCAATGAGCTTCAATCGCTCAACTTGAAAAGGAGGTAA
- a CDS encoding CBS domain-containing protein produces MTQEKKVKDLMAPITDYETIDVDAPLCDVMIRLKKHYDQCMPHSAARFNKSIFVTDEEHIVGKLSMYHFIRALVPETSKTMELRALNTLFSSRVQQVSEDVSEIQERFAWLHQSFFDLVKTESRKSIRECMAPAHAVLKEDDTINWAIYSMFKLHVRELLVTRNGKVIGVLNFTHLFAEMMNIVGPDCGAVITS; encoded by the coding sequence ATGACCCAGGAAAAAAAGGTAAAAGACCTGATGGCCCCCATCACGGATTATGAGACGATTGATGTGGACGCTCCGCTGTGCGACGTGATGATCCGGCTGAAAAAACACTACGATCAGTGCATGCCCCACTCGGCGGCCCGGTTCAACAAATCGATCTTTGTGACGGACGAAGAGCATATCGTGGGAAAGCTCTCCATGTATCATTTTATTCGGGCTCTGGTGCCGGAGACATCCAAAACAATGGAGCTGCGGGCGTTAAATACCCTGTTCTCCTCCCGGGTTCAGCAGGTTTCAGAAGATGTGTCGGAAATCCAGGAGCGGTTTGCCTGGCTGCACCAGAGCTTTTTCGATCTGGTGAAAACCGAATCCCGGAAGAGTATCCGGGAGTGCATGGCCCCGGCCCACGCGGTGTTAAAAGAGGATGACACGATCAACTGGGCCATCTACTCCATGTTCAAGCTGCACGTGCGGGAGCTGCTGGTGACGCGCAACGGCAAGGTCATCGGCGTATTAAACTTCACCCACCTGTTCGCGGAGATGATGAACATCGTGGGCCCCGACTGTGGCGCGGTCATAACATCCTGA
- a CDS encoding PilZ domain-containing protein → MLMTVDISRSERGVGPELDTEAGSAGNRLPRPGFCADEVPSLTRRTCVRARDDTPLIFSVNGSGVFHRGRMINLSQNGLCFSSFCCLPPGTSLRVKARNMATRCFEPSQKWHEAIVVWVRQVNTENGCFQTGIRFCESTG, encoded by the coding sequence ATGCTTATGACTGTCGATATATCAAGATCTGAAAGAGGGGTCGGGCCGGAACTGGATACGGAAGCCGGTTCGGCCGGCAACCGGCTGCCCCGGCCCGGCTTCTGCGCGGACGAGGTACCGTCCCTTACCCGCCGCACCTGTGTCCGGGCCCGTGATGACACCCCTCTGATCTTTTCCGTGAACGGATCGGGCGTATTCCACCGGGGCAGGATGATCAACCTCAGTCAAAACGGGTTGTGCTTTTCATCCTTCTGCTGCCTGCCGCCGGGCACATCACTGCGTGTAAAAGCACGAAACATGGCAACCCGCTGTTTCGAGCCCTCCCAGAAGTGGCATGAGGCCATCGTGGTCTGGGTGCGCCAGGTCAATACAGAGAACGGGTGCTTTCAGACAGGCATCCGGTTTTGTGAAAGCACCGGCTGA
- a CDS encoding sensor histidine kinase, whose amino-acid sequence MDGTPPYDFSRLRRRVLAAMVVAFLAPLALLSIYFHMQFNLTMKQSGKQQLLSLAESQRNTIDLFLQERVVNVFNLFRGRGFNLPPSPTDMEMYLKRLQETSEAFIDVGFLDDTGVQIGYAGPYVFLHQQNYSDELWFKTLLTQEADYFISDIYLGFRNKPHFTIAVKQRMGERFYIMRATLDPDKFYHFLRSIGQGKQVNSFIINREWEFQVVDPGYANVLDKSAFQPTVLEGSAVAEIKTDGRDKLVGYAWLEEAPWVLVVKQPLDVAYARMYTARRYIIIGTTLAALLLFTAVLITTNSLIRKAEKTERNRRELKAQLFHAAKLASVGELAAGIAHEINNPLALIASQCVVIRDLFDPELGGHAPPFGQEAVDQMIKELEIVESAVFRTKDITYKLLSSARKTEPKMELCDIHRILDEVVDGFLERECHIANIDIVKEYASEVPPVLMDADQMRQVILNLVNNAVDAIEGPGKITLKTAVDNNNVVVTVSDTGKGIPYEVMGKIFTPFFTTKEAGKGTGLGLAISLGIVEAMEGRMDVQSLPGAGTSFIIILPVQR is encoded by the coding sequence ATGGACGGCACCCCGCCCTACGACTTTTCGCGGCTGAGAAGACGCGTGCTGGCGGCGATGGTCGTCGCTTTTCTGGCCCCTCTGGCCCTGTTGTCCATCTATTTTCATATGCAGTTCAACCTGACGATGAAGCAGAGCGGCAAACAGCAACTGCTCTCCCTGGCGGAAAGCCAGCGCAACACCATTGATCTTTTTCTGCAGGAACGGGTGGTAAATGTATTCAACCTGTTTCGCGGGCGGGGGTTCAACCTGCCGCCCTCCCCGACCGATATGGAGATGTATCTCAAGCGGTTGCAGGAGACCAGCGAGGCCTTTATCGACGTGGGGTTTCTGGACGATACCGGCGTCCAGATTGGTTACGCCGGGCCCTATGTCTTTCTCCACCAACAGAATTACAGCGACGAGTTGTGGTTTAAAACCCTTTTGACCCAGGAGGCCGACTATTTTATCAGCGATATCTACCTGGGGTTCCGCAACAAGCCCCACTTCACCATAGCCGTCAAACAGCGCATGGGAGAACGGTTCTACATCATGCGGGCCACCCTGGATCCGGACAAGTTCTACCACTTTCTGCGATCCATCGGCCAGGGCAAGCAGGTCAACTCCTTTATCATAAACCGGGAGTGGGAGTTCCAGGTTGTGGATCCCGGGTACGCCAACGTGCTTGACAAAAGCGCCTTTCAGCCCACCGTGCTTGAAGGGTCGGCGGTTGCGGAAATCAAAACCGACGGGCGTGACAAGCTGGTGGGATATGCGTGGCTCGAGGAAGCGCCCTGGGTGCTGGTGGTCAAGCAACCCCTGGACGTGGCCTACGCCCGCATGTATACAGCGCGGCGCTATATCATTATCGGGACCACGCTGGCGGCCCTGCTGCTGTTTACCGCTGTGCTGATCACCACCAACTCACTGATCCGGAAAGCCGAAAAAACGGAAAGAAACCGGCGGGAGCTCAAGGCCCAGCTCTTTCACGCCGCCAAGCTGGCGTCAGTAGGGGAGCTGGCCGCCGGCATCGCCCATGAAATCAACAACCCCCTGGCCCTTATTGCCTCCCAGTGTGTGGTGATCCGGGACCTGTTCGACCCGGAACTCGGGGGCCACGCCCCCCCCTTCGGGCAGGAGGCGGTGGACCAGATGATAAAAGAGCTTGAAATCGTTGAGTCCGCGGTTTTCCGGACCAAGGACATCACGTACAAGCTGCTCAGCTCGGCCCGCAAGACCGAGCCGAAAATGGAACTCTGCGACATTCACCGGATTCTGGACGAGGTGGTGGACGGTTTCCTGGAACGTGAATGTCACATCGCCAACATCGATATTGTCAAGGAATATGCGTCGGAGGTGCCACCGGTCCTGATGGACGCGGACCAGATGCGCCAGGTGATTTTAAACCTGGTCAACAACGCGGTGGATGCCATTGAGGGGCCCGGCAAAATCACCCTGAAAACAGCTGTGGATAACAATAATGTCGTGGTGACGGTATCCGACACCGGTAAGGGAATTCCTTACGAAGTAATGGGAAAAATATTTACCCCGTTCTTCACCACCAAGGAGGCGGGCAAGGGGACGGGCCTCGGCCTGGCCATCAGCCTGGGCATCGTGGAAGCCATGGAAGGACGCATGGATGTCCAGTCGCTGCCCGGCGCCGGCACCAGCTTCATTATCATTCTGCCGGTCCAGCGATAA
- a CDS encoding SLC13 family permease: protein MRPSSFFTTILLLIFSTSFAFAGHGPAGAPPAEIPAGHVAINISGIITDSHSEPVNEAEISVFIDRALVFSDTTAHGGKYLARFACPEEALPDTTFSVIVRKASFATQTFQITADQFAHREGNCFITEDIVLPRHLGPAFWIATITFVMAYILISFELLHRTVAAMLGAALMLVISYTIGTINPEFRILSYEAAIGAIDMNVIFLLMGMMIIIGILKHTGVFQWCAYLSYKLARGNVFVLAVYLMIFTAVSSAFLDNVTTMLLLTGVAIEISLSLAINPLTLLVPLVLASNVGGTATLIGDPPNIMIGSYAGLTFTQFVVALALICVVSMVALVLYTKLVWGREYKGAKIDNVEAYTRELRERYKITDATLLTYGLAILAFVVFLFLSHGFWHMEVSVAALIGASVFLTIALVTGKVNLLELIEKDIEWPTLMFFIFLFMLVGAVESSGLLALIADWILELSAGNFFVACSLIIWVAAIMSAFVDNIPFTATMLPIVAYLSTVIPGAENTLWWALALGACFGGNGTMIGASANVVTVGIAESRGYKISFLHFMKLAFPFMIISVVIAHAWLFIFRPV, encoded by the coding sequence ATGCGACCTTCATCCTTTTTCACCACCATCCTGCTCCTGATCTTCTCAACATCATTTGCCTTTGCCGGTCACGGGCCGGCTGGGGCGCCGCCCGCGGAGATTCCCGCCGGCCACGTGGCGATCAACATTTCCGGCATCATCACCGACAGCCATTCAGAGCCGGTCAATGAGGCGGAAATATCGGTATTTATCGACAGGGCCCTGGTTTTTTCAGACACCACGGCCCACGGTGGCAAATACCTGGCCCGGTTTGCCTGCCCGGAAGAGGCGCTGCCGGACACCACCTTCAGCGTGATCGTGCGAAAGGCCAGTTTTGCCACCCAGACGTTTCAGATCACCGCAGACCAGTTCGCCCACCGGGAGGGGAACTGTTTTATCACCGAAGACATTGTTCTGCCCCGCCATCTGGGACCGGCCTTCTGGATCGCCACCATCACCTTCGTGATGGCCTACATACTGATCAGCTTCGAGCTGCTTCACCGGACCGTGGCCGCCATGCTGGGCGCGGCCCTTATGCTGGTCATCTCCTATACCATCGGCACCATCAACCCGGAATTCCGGATTCTCTCTTATGAGGCGGCCATCGGCGCCATTGACATGAACGTGATTTTCCTGCTCATGGGCATGATGATCATCATCGGCATTCTCAAGCACACCGGCGTGTTCCAGTGGTGCGCCTATCTTTCTTACAAGCTGGCCAGGGGCAACGTGTTTGTGCTGGCCGTTTACCTGATGATATTCACCGCCGTCTCCTCCGCGTTTCTGGACAACGTGACCACCATGCTGCTGCTCACCGGCGTGGCCATTGAGATCAGCCTGTCGCTGGCCATCAACCCCCTGACCCTGCTGGTTCCCCTGGTGCTGGCCTCCAATGTCGGTGGTACCGCCACCCTGATCGGCGACCCGCCCAACATCATGATCGGCTCCTACGCGGGCCTGACGTTCACCCAGTTCGTGGTGGCCCTGGCCCTGATCTGCGTGGTCTCCATGGTGGCCCTGGTACTCTATACCAAACTGGTGTGGGGCAGGGAGTACAAAGGAGCAAAAATCGACAACGTGGAAGCCTACACCCGGGAACTCAGGGAGCGCTACAAAATCACCGACGCCACCCTGCTCACATACGGCCTGGCCATCCTGGCCTTTGTGGTGTTCCTGTTCCTTTCCCACGGGTTCTGGCACATGGAGGTCAGCGTGGCGGCCCTGATCGGGGCCTCGGTGTTTTTAACCATCGCCCTTGTCACCGGCAAGGTGAACCTGCTGGAGCTGATTGAAAAGGACATTGAGTGGCCCACCCTGATGTTCTTTATCTTCCTGTTCATGCTGGTGGGAGCGGTTGAATCCAGCGGCCTGCTGGCCCTGATCGCCGACTGGATCCTGGAACTGTCGGCCGGCAACTTTTTCGTGGCGTGCAGTCTGATCATCTGGGTGGCGGCCATCATGTCCGCTTTTGTGGACAACATTCCCTTTACCGCCACCATGCTGCCCATTGTCGCCTACCTGAGCACGGTCATTCCCGGCGCGGAGAACACGCTCTGGTGGGCCCTGGCCCTGGGGGCCTGCTTCGGCGGCAACGGCACCATGATCGGGGCCTCTGCCAACGTGGTCACTGTGGGCATCGCCGAATCCAGGGGATATAAGATCAGTTTTCTCCACTTCATGAAACTGGCCTTCCCTTTCATGATCATCAGCGTGGTCATCGCCCATGCGTGGCTGTTCATATTCCGGCCCGTATAA
- a CDS encoding YIP1 family protein — MTGTTTPFPGYYMTISGQLLRQPKQFFEQFRDSGASPRQAGIFLVTSGLLFVAATILVLRPARPVPVASILFANAVGMALFAGLAGYIVMGMTLGRRVSLARLLSVYAFAFGVTLLFAWIPYSVWLIEPWKWWLVFTGLTLGCGFRTWEALLVMVLSVALIIGFFYSLMAVL; from the coding sequence ATGACCGGTACGACCACACCATTCCCGGGATACTATATGACCATTTCCGGGCAACTGCTCCGGCAGCCGAAACAGTTTTTCGAACAGTTTAGGGACAGCGGCGCCAGCCCCCGGCAGGCGGGGATTTTTCTCGTCACGTCCGGCCTGCTGTTCGTTGCGGCCACCATACTGGTGCTGCGACCGGCACGGCCCGTTCCGGTGGCCTCGATCCTGTTTGCCAATGCCGTGGGCATGGCCCTGTTTGCCGGGCTGGCCGGCTATATCGTCATGGGCATGACCCTGGGCAGAAGGGTCTCCCTGGCCCGGCTGCTTTCCGTGTATGCCTTTGCTTTTGGCGTAACCCTGCTCTTTGCCTGGATTCCCTACTCCGTCTGGCTCATTGAACCGTGGAAGTGGTGGCTGGTGTTCACCGGTCTCACCCTGGGGTGCGGGTTCAGAACATGGGAGGCCCTGCTGGTGATGGTGCTCTCCGTGGCTCTCATTATTGGATTTTTCTACTCGCTGATGGCGGTCTTGTAA
- a CDS encoding PAS domain S-box protein, translated as MIGSLVEIPGGLKFAVMAMLLAAAGMLTYYYHHVLGTGTFFTHFYYLPIVLGAIWWKRRGLAVVLLLSAMLVASDHLFGFKESAANDTLRIGMFLLVAVVSVLLSEGLEKARQTAVENRLWYETIFQNTGTATAILSRGAVILLANTQFANLADCSIPQLEEGKSLFDFIPKRHREDTKAYYRGTRDKTAHTPGHLDIHFQRGNGDIKQVRITFSLIPDTANVVATLTDLTELKTAMKEQKRLEAQLAETLAKVLSGYLPICSRCKKIREDSGQWREVESYIHARTAADFTHTICPDCARLLYPEIVAQMSGTEKKQLLGNDPDKPHK; from the coding sequence ATGATTGGTTCCCTTGTGGAAATACCCGGCGGGCTGAAATTTGCCGTGATGGCCATGCTGCTGGCCGCGGCCGGCATGCTGACCTACTATTATCATCATGTGCTGGGTACCGGCACCTTTTTCACCCATTTCTACTACCTGCCGATTGTACTGGGGGCCATCTGGTGGAAACGGCGGGGACTGGCGGTGGTACTTCTGCTGTCGGCCATGCTGGTTGCCAGCGACCACCTGTTCGGCTTCAAGGAAAGTGCCGCCAACGATACCCTGCGGATCGGCATGTTCCTGCTGGTGGCTGTCGTCTCTGTTCTGCTTTCCGAAGGTCTGGAAAAAGCCCGGCAGACGGCCGTTGAAAACCGGCTGTGGTATGAAACCATTTTCCAGAACACCGGTACCGCCACCGCGATTTTAAGCCGGGGCGCAGTCATTCTGCTTGCAAATACCCAGTTTGCCAATCTTGCTGATTGCTCGATACCTCAACTGGAGGAGGGGAAAAGCCTGTTCGACTTTATCCCCAAACGCCACAGGGAAGACACAAAGGCATACTATCGCGGCACCCGGGACAAAACCGCTCACACGCCCGGCCATCTGGATATTCATTTTCAAAGGGGAAACGGCGATATAAAACAAGTCAGGATTACCTTTTCCCTGATCCCGGACACGGCAAATGTCGTGGCCACCCTTACCGACCTGACCGAATTAAAAACCGCCATGAAGGAGCAGAAACGGCTGGAGGCGCAACTCGCCGAGACCCTTGCCAAAGTCCTCAGCGGGTATCTGCCCATATGCTCACGATGCAAGAAGATCCGCGAGGATTCGGGCCAGTGGCGGGAGGTGGAAAGTTATATTCATGCAAGAACCGCTGCCGATTTTACCCATACCATCTGCCCGGATTGCGCCAGGCTCCTCTATCCTGAAATCGTGGCCCAGATGAGCGGCACGGAAAAAAAACAGCTTCTCGGCAACGACCCGGACAAGCCGCACAAGTAG